In Catharus ustulatus isolate bCatUst1 chromosome 27, bCatUst1.pri.v2, whole genome shotgun sequence, the following are encoded in one genomic region:
- the ANKRD39 gene encoding ankyrin repeat domain-containing protein 39, giving the protein MAGGRRSPPAPCCPGREAMSAPCCPGRVAVPSVHQSLSEMDFERGIWAAARDGDEARVLQLLERSGDPAEPDLAGYTALHYASRNGHLGVCRLLLERGAPCDARTPGGATPLHRACYCGHRAVTELLLAHGADPAATDSDGRTGLHKAAEQGHRELCALLLRQRPALASLRDARGRTPRDGAHPAVRDLLDT; this is encoded by the exons ATGGCCGGTGGTCGCCGTTCGCCGCCCGCTCCGTGCTGCCCGGGGCGAGAGGCGATGTCCGCTCCGTGCTGCCCGGGGCGGGTGGCCGTGCCCAGCGTGCACCAGAGCCTGTCCGAGATGGACTTCGAGCGGG GGATCTGGGCAGCGGCGCGGGACGGGGACGAGGCGcgggtgctgcagctgctggagcggAGCGGGGACCCCGCGGAGCCCGACTTGGCGGGGTACACGGCCCTG CACTACGCCAGCCGGAACGGGCACCTGGGCGTGTgccggctgctgctggagcGGGGCGCTCCGTGCGATGCCCGCACCCCCGGCGGTGCCACCCCGCTGCACCGCGCCTGCTACTGCGGCCACCGCGCGGTCAccgagctgctgctggcacacgGCGCCGACCCCGCGGCCACCGACAGCGACGGCAGAACCGGCCTGCACAAG GCCGCTGAGCAGGGACACCGCGAGCTCTGCGCCCTCCTCCTGCGCCAGCGCCCGGCCCTCGCTTCGCTCCGCGATGCCCGCGGCCGGACCCCGCGGGACGGAGCCCACCCGGCCGTGAGGGACCTGCTGGACACCTGA